A region from the Ovis aries strain OAR_USU_Benz2616 breed Rambouillet chromosome 22, ARS-UI_Ramb_v3.0, whole genome shotgun sequence genome encodes:
- the KLLN gene encoding killin yields the protein MSDHKRSRGFDCRSLRREVPPLHPSPPEAAAPVSGRSRGGFKRRWRDTRATVGTTFRRRSRVLLVGELSKFPLPYDSCRGKCFASFAQSAPALHRQRDPKASWVSVEEQAQTSLLLERCRGWRRRSWLHKHPHPSTCPRLPSPWLLPLILTDLGARVPKLVAPFARYPQSKLEDRNLRLRALESLALPSQPWEKGLDFRGLSHLSR from the exons ATGTCGGATCATAAGCGTTCGCGGGGATTTGACTGCAGGAGCCTCCGCCGAGAAGTCCCACCTCTCCACCCATCCCCGCCC GAAGCTGCAGCCCCTGTGAGTGGGCGGAGCCGAGGAGGGTTCAAAAGGAGGTGGAGGGATACGCGGGCCACAGTCGGAACTACTTTCAGGAGGAGGTCACGTGTACTTCTAGTTGGGGAACTTTCCAAATTCCCACTCCCATATGATAGCTGTAGAGGCAAATGCTTCGCTTCCTTTGCCCAGAGTGCTCCCGCCTTGCACCGGCAGCGGGACCCCAAAGCCTCCTGGGTCTCGGTGGAAGAACAGGCTCAGACGAGCCTCCTACTGGAGCGCTGTCGGGGCTGGCGCCGGAGGAGCTGGTTACACAAGCACCCACATCCAAGCACGTGCCCCCGCCTTCCCTCACCTTGGCTGCTGCCGCTGATTCTTACAGATCTCGGAGCGAGGGTTCCCAAGCTGGTCGCACCCTTTGCCCGCTACCCACAGAGCAAGCTAGAGGACCGAAACCTGAGACTCCGAGCTCTGGAATCACTGGCTCTGCCTTCCCAACCGTGGGAGAAGGGACTAGATTTCAGGGGTCTGTCGCATCTTTCTCGCTAG